In a single window of the Anaerocolumna cellulosilytica genome:
- a CDS encoding SHOCT-like domain-containing protein: MSEQHKILEMIEKGQISAVEGMELLEALKGTNETEQEINHNSAQTAVVSSRKKYKYLKVKVTSDNNSVNVNVNVPIKLISAVGSVAGRLQTMIPEDARRQMESKGININDIDFGKIIEEVLNGTIEDPNIVDVEVWDDSHNTTVKVKIYVE; the protein is encoded by the coding sequence ATGAGTGAACAGCATAAAATTTTAGAGATGATAGAAAAAGGACAGATATCAGCGGTAGAGGGAATGGAACTTTTAGAGGCCTTAAAAGGAACAAATGAAACAGAGCAGGAAATAAATCATAATAGTGCTCAGACAGCTGTTGTATCCTCCAGGAAGAAATATAAGTATTTAAAAGTTAAGGTAACTTCTGATAATAATTCAGTTAATGTCAATGTGAATGTACCAATAAAACTTATATCAGCGGTTGGCAGCGTTGCAGGACGCTTACAAACCATGATTCCGGAGGATGCCAGAAGACAGATGGAAAGCAAAGGAATCAACATTAATGACATTGACTTTGGTAAGATTATTGAGGAAGTATTAAATGGAACAATAGAAGACCCGAATATTGTTGATGTGGAAGTCTGGGATGATAGTCATAATACAACAGTAAAGGTTAAGATTTATGTGGAATAG
- the sfsA gene encoding DNA/RNA nuclease SfsA encodes MKYREIKSGIFLSRPNRFIAKVEVEGTVTTCHVKNTGRCKELLIPGVTVYVEKSDNPDRKTDFSLIGVRKGERLINMDSQAPNKAVHEWLLRGEFLEDVVSVKPEKTYGDSRFDFYIETSEKKIFMEVKGVTLEENDVVMFPDAPTERGIKHIKELCRSVKEGYEAYVLFVIQMDKVKLFKPNYRTHPEFGEALKEAEKQGVNILAMDCIIHEDSMELNKSVPVLL; translated from the coding sequence ATGAAATATAGAGAAATAAAAAGCGGAATTTTCCTTTCCAGGCCCAATCGTTTTATCGCAAAGGTGGAAGTGGAAGGAACCGTAACGACCTGCCATGTAAAGAATACAGGCCGGTGCAAAGAATTACTAATACCAGGTGTAACTGTGTATGTTGAAAAATCAGATAATCCCGATAGGAAAACTGATTTCTCGTTAATCGGTGTAAGGAAAGGAGAACGTCTGATTAATATGGACTCTCAGGCTCCAAATAAAGCAGTGCATGAATGGCTTTTAAGAGGTGAATTCCTAGAAGATGTTGTGTCTGTTAAACCGGAAAAAACGTATGGAGATTCCAGATTTGACTTTTATATTGAAACCTCTGAAAAAAAGATTTTTATGGAAGTTAAAGGAGTTACACTGGAAGAAAATGATGTTGTCATGTTTCCTGATGCGCCCACAGAAAGAGGTATCAAGCATATCAAAGAGCTATGTCGTAGCGTTAAGGAAGGATATGAGGCATATGTTCTATTTGTAATACAGATGGACAAAGTGAAACTGTTTAAGCCCAATTACCGTACGCATCCGGAGTTCGGTGAAGCTCTTAAAGAAGCGGAAAAACAAGGGGTGAACATACTTGCTATGGATTGTATTATTCATGAAGACAGTATGGAACTTAATAAATCAGTTCCTGTACTACTTTAA
- a CDS encoding DUF2089 domain-containing protein, producing MKYKAPGKCPVCGEKLSITKLGCPKCSTTIEGDFQPCEFCRLPEDDLEFVKIFIKCRGSIKDVEKEMGISYPTVRGKLDSVIKALGYELVSKESIKEKEVKDTLKNEILEQLSKGEITAKEATEKIKSL from the coding sequence TTGAAATATAAAGCACCTGGAAAATGCCCAGTATGTGGTGAAAAACTATCTATTACAAAATTGGGATGTCCCAAATGCTCTACGACCATTGAAGGAGATTTCCAGCCCTGTGAATTTTGCCGCTTACCGGAAGATGACTTAGAATTTGTTAAAATATTTATTAAATGCCGAGGAAGCATTAAAGACGTGGAAAAAGAAATGGGAATATCCTATCCAACAGTAAGAGGAAAGCTGGATTCTGTAATTAAGGCATTGGGATATGAGCTTGTGTCAAAAGAAAGTATCAAAGAGAAGGAAGTCAAAGATACATTAAAAAATGAAATTCTGGAACAGTTGTCGAAAGGTGAGATTACTGCTAAAGAGGCAACAGAGAAGATTAAAAGTTTGTAG
- the pfkA gene encoding 6-phosphofructokinase, with the protein MAKEIKTIGILTSGGDAPGMNAAIRAVVRTALANGIAVKGIRRGYSGLLEEDIVDMDAKSVADIIQRGGTILYTARCKEFMTKEGQDKGAEICRKHGIDGLVVIGGDGSFQGAARLAERGINTVALPGTIDLDIACTDYTIGFDTAVNTAMESIDKVRDTSTSHERCSIIEVMGRNAGYIALWCGIANGAEDILITERYDHDEQRIINNIIEKRKVGKKHHIIVNAEGIGDSYGLAKRIEDATGMESRATIIGHIQRGGSPTCKDRVYASTMGAISVDLLCQGESNRVVGYRDGKFVNYDIQEALAMTKDVDQYMFEMARKLSR; encoded by the coding sequence ATGGCAAAGGAAATCAAGACAATCGGTATACTTACCAGTGGTGGTGATGCACCGGGAATGAATGCTGCAATCAGAGCAGTTGTCAGGACTGCTTTAGCTAACGGTATTGCAGTAAAGGGAATCCGCAGAGGGTATAGCGGATTGCTGGAAGAAGATATTGTTGATATGGACGCCAAAAGTGTTGCAGATATTATCCAAAGAGGCGGTACCATACTTTACACAGCAAGATGTAAGGAGTTCATGACAAAAGAGGGTCAGGACAAGGGTGCTGAGATTTGCAGAAAGCACGGCATTGACGGATTGGTTGTTATTGGAGGAGACGGTTCTTTCCAGGGTGCAGCCAGGCTTGCAGAACGTGGAATCAATACGGTAGCTTTACCAGGTACCATTGATTTGGATATTGCATGCACAGATTATACCATAGGATTTGACACAGCAGTTAATACAGCTATGGAATCCATTGATAAGGTAAGGGATACTTCAACATCTCATGAAAGATGCAGTATTATTGAGGTTATGGGAAGAAATGCAGGCTACATCGCTCTATGGTGTGGTATTGCTAATGGTGCTGAGGACATACTGATTACTGAAAGATATGACCACGATGAACAGCGTATTATCAATAATATCATTGAAAAAAGAAAGGTCGGCAAGAAACATCATATTATCGTAAATGCAGAAGGTATTGGTGATTCTTACGGATTGGCTAAACGAATTGAGGATGCTACCGGCATGGAATCCAGAGCTACTATCATTGGACATATTCAAAGAGGCGGAAGTCCTACTTGTAAAGACAGGGTATACGCGTCCACAATGGGTGCTATCTCTGTTGATTTATTATGCCAGGGAGAAAGTAATCGTGTCGTAGGTTACAGAGATGGAAAATTTGTAAATTATGATATACAAGAAGCTCTTGCAATGACCAAAGATGTGGATCAATACATGTTTGAAATGGCAAGAAAGTTATCTAGATAA
- a CDS encoding ABC transporter ATP-binding protein has translation MSNKFKKFLSYYKPYMGLFLTDMFFALLAAGVSLVYPLIVRYITSDLLVNYELSEAFDTIIKLGLLMIGLAIIELVSNFYISYQGHVMGARMEYDMRNDIFEHYQKLSFNFYDNQKTGQLMTRITNDLFDITELSHHGPEDIVISIIKFVGAFVILININLPITLIVFAFIPIMFIFAYYMKNRMNRAFRKNRERIAEINAQIEDNLSGIRVVKSFANENKEMDKFHDGNLKFVESKRNSYWQMATFHSGLGLFTSLINVAVILGGTIFMLNDIIVLSDLLTFLLYINTIIEPVRKLINFTEQFQNGITGFDRFMEIMEIQPDITDKKDAVALKEVKGQIEFQDVSFKYIDTKADVFRDINLKVEAGDYLALVGSSGVGKTTLCSLIPRFYEVNTGKILLDGIDIRDIKLRSLRKNIGIVQQDVYLFAGTVLENIRYGKLEATDEEIIEAAKNANAHAFIMELPDGYNTYIGQRGVKLSGGQKQRISIARVFLKNPPILIFDEATSALDNESEKVVQESLEKLAKNRTTFVIAHRLSTIRNAKNIIVLTEEGIKERGNHQELLEKDGVYASLYKLTQNGEPGLA, from the coding sequence ATGAGTAATAAATTTAAGAAATTTTTATCCTACTATAAGCCCTACATGGGACTGTTTCTGACAGATATGTTTTTTGCCTTGCTAGCAGCAGGAGTATCCTTAGTATATCCTCTGATTGTAAGGTATATTACCAGTGATTTACTTGTGAATTATGAGCTTAGTGAAGCCTTTGACACGATTATAAAGCTAGGATTGCTAATGATAGGCCTGGCTATTATTGAATTGGTAAGTAACTTTTACATATCCTATCAGGGACATGTAATGGGGGCAAGAATGGAATATGACATGAGAAATGACATATTCGAGCATTACCAGAAACTATCCTTTAATTTTTATGATAATCAGAAAACCGGCCAGTTAATGACAAGAATAACCAATGATCTTTTTGATATAACTGAATTGAGCCATCACGGTCCGGAAGATATAGTAATATCTATCATAAAATTCGTAGGTGCATTTGTTATCTTAATTAACATAAATCTCCCTATTACCCTGATTGTGTTTGCATTTATACCGATTATGTTTATATTTGCTTACTACATGAAGAACCGTATGAATCGTGCCTTTCGTAAAAACAGGGAGCGAATTGCAGAAATCAATGCTCAGATTGAAGATAATTTATCCGGTATCCGTGTTGTTAAATCCTTTGCCAATGAAAATAAAGAAATGGATAAATTTCATGACGGTAATCTCAAATTCGTAGAAAGTAAACGTAACAGTTATTGGCAAATGGCGACCTTCCATTCCGGACTTGGACTTTTTACCAGTTTAATTAATGTTGCGGTAATCCTTGGCGGAACTATATTTATGCTGAATGACATTATTGTTTTAAGCGACTTGCTAACGTTCTTACTCTATATTAATACGATTATTGAACCAGTGCGTAAATTGATTAACTTTACCGAACAGTTCCAGAATGGTATCACCGGATTTGATCGTTTTATGGAAATTATGGAGATTCAACCGGATATTACCGATAAAAAGGATGCGGTTGCATTAAAAGAGGTAAAGGGTCAAATTGAATTTCAAGATGTATCCTTTAAATATATTGATACAAAGGCGGATGTATTTCGCGATATTAATCTTAAGGTAGAAGCAGGAGATTATTTGGCGCTGGTAGGGTCTTCTGGCGTAGGTAAGACAACTCTGTGCAGTTTAATTCCAAGGTTTTATGAAGTAAACACCGGAAAGATTTTATTAGATGGTATTGATATCCGTGATATCAAATTACGTTCTTTGCGTAAAAACATCGGTATTGTACAACAGGATGTATACCTTTTTGCAGGTACAGTACTTGAAAATATACGCTATGGTAAATTAGAAGCAACGGATGAAGAAATTATTGAAGCTGCAAAGAATGCCAATGCCCATGCGTTTATCATGGAACTGCCTGACGGTTATAACACCTATATCGGACAAAGAGGTGTGAAGTTATCAGGAGGGCAGAAACAGCGTATCAGTATAGCCAGAGTATTCCTTAAAAACCCTCCGATACTTATCTTTGATGAAGCAACCTCAGCACTGGATAATGAAAGTGAAAAGGTGGTTCAGGAATCTCTGGAGAAGTTGGCAAAAAATAGAACTACGTTTGTAATTGCTCATAGACTTTCTACCATTCGTAATGCCAAAAACATCATTGTGTTAACGGAGGAAGGTATTAAAGAACGTGGTAATCATCAGGAACTGCTTGAGAAAGACGGTGTATATGCAAGTCTTTATAAACTAACTCAGAACGGAGAGCCGGGACTAGCATAA
- a CDS encoding ZIP family metal transporter, whose protein sequence is MNPVLMALLGGLFTWGMTAAGAAMVFFFKEIKPKTLNLMLGFASGVMIAASFWSLLLPALELSESTPLPWLPVVGGFGLGGLFLYAADRFFPHVHHVEDEPKGRSGVKKAAIRRSILLVTAITLHNIPEGLSYGVAFGTIGSAKTATLASAVILAIGIGLQNFPEGAAVSIPLRRDGQSRMRSFMYGQASGIVEPIAAVIGAWLASSISWILPYALAFAAGAMIFVVVEELIPESQNDSHLYGHSATLGTMIGFMVMTLLDIALG, encoded by the coding sequence ATGAACCCGGTTTTAATGGCATTATTAGGAGGCTTGTTTACTTGGGGTATGACGGCTGCCGGTGCAGCGATGGTATTCTTTTTTAAAGAAATTAAGCCTAAAACCTTAAATTTGATGCTGGGCTTTGCCTCAGGCGTCATGATAGCGGCATCTTTCTGGTCCCTGTTACTGCCAGCTCTGGAACTCAGTGAGAGTACACCATTGCCTTGGCTGCCCGTAGTCGGCGGCTTTGGACTTGGAGGGCTGTTTTTATACGCAGCAGATCGGTTTTTTCCTCATGTACATCATGTGGAAGATGAGCCTAAGGGTAGAAGTGGTGTGAAAAAAGCAGCTATTAGAAGAAGTATATTATTGGTAACTGCTATAACACTCCATAACATACCGGAAGGGTTGTCCTATGGTGTTGCCTTTGGTACCATAGGTAGTGCCAAAACGGCTACCCTTGCTAGTGCAGTTATACTGGCAATAGGTATCGGACTTCAAAACTTTCCCGAAGGGGCAGCAGTATCCATACCGCTTCGCCGAGACGGGCAATCCAGAATGCGCAGTTTTATGTATGGGCAGGCCTCCGGTATCGTAGAACCTATAGCAGCAGTTATAGGAGCCTGGCTGGCAAGCTCAATCAGCTGGATACTGCCATATGCTCTGGCTTTTGCAGCCGGTGCAATGATTTTTGTAGTTGTTGAGGAATTGATTCCTGAATCCCAGAATGATTCACATCTGTATGGGCACTCTGCGACCCTTGGAACTATGATAGGGTTTATGGTTATGACCTTACTCGATATTGCATTAGGATAG
- a CDS encoding DNA polymerase III subunit alpha, with protein sequence MNFTHLHLHTEYSLLDGSGKIREMVARVKELGMDSMAITDHGVMYGVIDFYRTCLSEGIRPIIGCEVYVAPGSRFDREANSSDDRYYHLVLLAENNTGYANLMKIVSLGFLEGFYYKPRVDFEVLRSYSEGIIALSACLGGEVASNLRKGFYEEGKKAALNLRDIFGDNNFFLELQDHGIPEQNTVNQGLLRMNEETGIPLVATNDVHYTLDSDATSHDILLCIQTQKKVTDENRMRYEGGQYFIKSPKEMQSLFPYALEALNNTHKIAMRCNVEIEFGEYKLPKFDVPASFTALEYLQKLCRDGLKERYPNPSKELLERLDYEIETIRSMGFVDYFLIVGDFIKYARDNDIMVGPGRGSAAGSLVSYSLGITNIDPIKYNLLFERFLNPERLTMPDIDIDFCFERRQEVIDYVVEKYGKDRVVQIVTFGTMAARAVIRDVGRVLDLGYARVDTVAKMIPTELGITIEKALKQNAELRTLYHEDEEIKYLIDMSMRLEGLPRHTSMHAAGVVISKAPVMEYVPVSRASDESVTTQFTMTILEELGLLKMDFLGLRTLTVIQNAVRLINRKRNDSEILDINKIDYSDKEVYTLIASGKTEGIFQLESAGMKSFMKELKPRGMEDIIAGISLYRPGPMDFIPKYVRGKNEAGQIQYDCPQLEPILSPTYGCIVYQEQVMQIVRDLAGYSYGRSDLVRRAMSKKKASVMEKERHNFVYGNEEEGVLGCMKNGISEKVANHIFDEMTDFAKYAFNKSHAAAYAVVAYQTAYLKCYYPIEFMAALMTSVIDNPGKVAEYIFTCRQMGIKILPPDINEGYSTFSVSEGAIRYGLSAIKGLGRPVIDAVVRERELNGRFTSLNDFAERLSGKEVNKRTVESFIKSGAFDSLSGTRKQLMMVYVQILDDIAQNKKKNLTGQLSLFDFAGEKEAADYEINLPDVGEYTMEQKLSFEKEVLGIYVSGHPLEAYEELMKKNITATTLDFAMDEETNEVKVKDGDTATVGGMISQKTIKTTRNNTMMAFITLEDMVGAVEIIIFPRDYEKYKIFLSEDNKILVRGKITVEEEKAAKLICQEIIPFDHIQKEVWIKYPDKQRFVEDEQNLYQILSDYDGEDSVCIFLECEKAIKHLPKSKSIKADIELLDKLKKTYGEANIKVVEKSIEKARKKD encoded by the coding sequence ATGAATTTTACTCATTTACATTTACATACAGAATACAGTTTACTGGATGGTTCCGGTAAGATTCGAGAAATGGTAGCCAGAGTGAAAGAACTCGGAATGGACAGTATGGCAATAACAGATCATGGTGTCATGTATGGAGTTATAGACTTTTACAGAACCTGTCTATCAGAGGGAATCAGGCCGATTATTGGTTGCGAAGTCTACGTAGCACCAGGTTCCAGGTTTGACCGGGAGGCTAATTCGTCCGACGACAGATATTATCATCTGGTGTTGCTTGCAGAAAATAATACGGGATATGCCAATCTGATGAAGATTGTGTCTTTGGGTTTTTTGGAAGGCTTTTATTATAAACCAAGAGTTGATTTTGAGGTATTAAGAAGTTACAGTGAAGGAATTATTGCCTTAAGTGCTTGTCTTGGGGGAGAAGTAGCTAGTAATTTAAGAAAAGGCTTTTATGAAGAAGGAAAAAAAGCTGCTTTAAATCTCAGAGATATCTTTGGAGATAACAATTTCTTCTTAGAACTCCAAGACCATGGAATTCCTGAACAAAATACGGTAAATCAAGGCTTGCTTCGCATGAACGAGGAGACAGGGATACCTCTTGTAGCTACCAATGATGTTCACTATACTCTAGATAGCGATGCTACCTCACATGACATTCTCTTATGCATTCAGACCCAAAAAAAGGTGACAGATGAAAACCGTATGCGTTATGAGGGGGGGCAGTACTTTATTAAATCTCCAAAAGAGATGCAAAGTCTTTTCCCTTACGCTCTGGAGGCTCTTAACAATACCCATAAGATAGCCATGCGCTGTAACGTAGAGATAGAATTCGGAGAGTATAAGCTGCCTAAATTTGATGTACCGGCAAGCTTTACAGCACTTGAATATTTGCAAAAACTTTGCCGGGACGGGCTTAAAGAAAGATATCCCAATCCTTCAAAGGAGTTATTAGAACGTTTAGACTATGAAATCGAAACGATAAGAAGTATGGGGTTTGTTGATTACTTCCTAATTGTTGGAGATTTTATAAAGTACGCCAGAGACAATGATATTATGGTAGGACCCGGAAGGGGCAGCGCTGCCGGCAGTCTTGTATCGTATTCGCTAGGCATTACCAATATTGATCCAATTAAGTATAACCTCCTGTTTGAGCGTTTCTTAAACCCCGAAAGACTTACTATGCCGGATATTGATATTGACTTCTGCTTCGAACGAAGACAGGAAGTCATTGATTATGTAGTGGAAAAGTACGGTAAAGACCGGGTGGTGCAGATAGTAACCTTCGGAACGATGGCTGCAAGAGCGGTTATCCGTGATGTTGGACGTGTTTTGGATTTAGGTTATGCCAGAGTGGACACCGTGGCCAAAATGATACCTACAGAACTTGGAATTACAATAGAAAAGGCTTTAAAGCAGAATGCAGAATTACGAACTCTTTATCATGAGGATGAAGAGATTAAATATTTAATTGATATGTCCATGCGGCTTGAGGGACTTCCCCGTCACACCTCAATGCATGCGGCAGGAGTTGTTATTAGTAAAGCGCCTGTTATGGAATATGTACCGGTGTCAAGGGCTTCTGATGAATCCGTTACAACCCAGTTTACAATGACCATCTTAGAGGAACTTGGGCTTTTAAAAATGGACTTCTTAGGTTTAAGAACACTTACGGTTATCCAAAACGCCGTACGTTTAATCAATCGAAAACGAAATGACAGTGAGATACTTGATATTAATAAAATTGATTATTCTGATAAAGAAGTGTATACACTTATTGCCTCTGGCAAGACAGAAGGAATTTTTCAGTTAGAAAGTGCCGGTATGAAAAGCTTCATGAAGGAACTAAAACCAAGAGGAATGGAGGATATTATCGCGGGTATCTCCCTATATCGTCCGGGTCCCATGGACTTTATTCCAAAGTATGTAAGAGGTAAGAATGAAGCCGGACAGATACAATATGACTGTCCCCAGTTAGAACCCATATTATCGCCTACCTATGGCTGTATCGTATACCAGGAACAGGTTATGCAGATTGTGCGTGATTTGGCAGGTTACAGCTACGGAAGAAGCGATTTGGTACGCCGTGCCATGTCTAAGAAAAAGGCTTCTGTAATGGAAAAGGAACGCCATAACTTTGTATATGGTAATGAAGAGGAAGGCGTTCTAGGTTGTATGAAAAACGGAATTTCTGAAAAGGTAGCCAACCATATTTTTGATGAGATGACGGATTTTGCAAAGTATGCCTTTAATAAGTCCCATGCAGCAGCTTATGCAGTGGTAGCTTATCAAACGGCATATTTAAAATGTTACTATCCCATTGAGTTTATGGCAGCGTTAATGACTTCTGTTATTGATAATCCGGGTAAGGTTGCCGAATATATCTTTACCTGCCGTCAAATGGGAATTAAAATATTACCTCCCGATATCAATGAAGGCTATAGCACCTTCTCTGTTTCAGAGGGTGCAATACGGTATGGATTATCAGCTATTAAAGGTTTGGGAAGACCGGTAATTGATGCTGTAGTAAGAGAAAGAGAACTCAATGGCAGATTCACTAGTCTGAACGATTTTGCAGAGAGGCTCTCTGGTAAAGAAGTAAATAAACGAACGGTTGAAAGTTTTATAAAGTCCGGTGCTTTTGACAGTCTTTCGGGTACCAGAAAACAATTAATGATGGTATATGTACAGATACTAGATGATATAGCACAAAATAAGAAGAAAAACCTGACCGGACAATTAAGTCTTTTTGACTTCGCAGGGGAAAAAGAGGCGGCGGATTATGAAATAAATCTTCCGGATGTAGGTGAATATACCATGGAGCAGAAGTTAAGCTTTGAAAAAGAAGTACTAGGTATCTATGTAAGCGGGCATCCCTTGGAAGCTTATGAAGAACTGATGAAAAAGAACATTACTGCAACAACTCTGGATTTTGCAATGGATGAGGAAACCAACGAGGTAAAGGTAAAGGATGGTGATACAGCAACAGTGGGAGGAATGATTTCCCAAAAAACCATTAAGACGACCAGAAACAATACCATGATGGCGTTTATTACTTTAGAAGACATGGTTGGAGCAGTAGAGATAATCATATTTCCAAGAGATTACGAAAAGTATAAAATCTTTCTGTCCGAGGATAATAAGATACTGGTAAGAGGAAAAATAACGGTAGAAGAAGAAAAGGCTGCAAAGCTGATATGTCAAGAAATTATTCCCTTTGATCATATTCAAAAAGAAGTCTGGATAAAATATCCAGACAAGCAAAGATTTGTAGAAGATGAACAAAACCTATATCAAATTTTAAGTGATTATGACGGAGAAGATAGCGTTTGTATATTTTTGGAATGTGAAAAAGCAATAAAACACCTGCCTAAAAGCAAAAGTATTAAGGCAGATATAGAACTCCTGGATAAGCTAAAGAAAACCTATGGTGAGGCAAATATCAAAGTGGTGGAAAAGAGTATTGAAAAAGCCAGAAAAAAGGATTAA
- a CDS encoding Cof-type HAD-IIB family hydrolase codes for MESKIVFFDIDGTLYDPVIGVPESTKEALKLLTQNGHMAIICTGRTKAIIPENIKNLGFSGIVAGAGTYVEYKSHIIHHKVEGADFAKDILALLKENGIKFIVEGPEYVYYDGSDQSKEYEMVKNELNRIGIDMRALEFGDYRLNKITCHIPKSNSMEAILPKIKEKFHLIWHQSGKFVELVPLGYTKATGIEYLLSYLDRDRKDTYAFGDSTNDIEMLEYVNYGIAMGNSYPEVLKKARYKTKSIMENGIFYGLKEFGLI; via the coding sequence ATGGAAAGTAAAATTGTATTCTTTGATATTGATGGAACTTTATATGACCCGGTAATAGGTGTACCGGAATCAACAAAAGAAGCCTTGAAACTATTAACCCAGAATGGGCATATGGCTATTATCTGTACCGGCAGGACGAAGGCAATCATACCAGAGAATATTAAAAACCTTGGCTTTTCTGGAATCGTAGCAGGTGCGGGTACCTATGTAGAGTATAAAAGCCACATTATTCACCACAAAGTAGAAGGAGCAGACTTTGCAAAAGATATACTAGCACTTCTAAAAGAAAATGGTATAAAATTCATTGTAGAAGGGCCTGAATATGTGTATTATGATGGCAGCGACCAGAGTAAGGAATATGAAATGGTTAAAAATGAATTGAATCGTATTGGTATTGATATGCGAGCATTAGAATTCGGTGATTACCGGTTAAATAAAATTACCTGTCATATTCCTAAAAGTAATAGCATGGAAGCAATTCTTCCAAAAATAAAAGAAAAATTTCACTTAATATGGCATCAAAGCGGAAAATTCGTTGAGCTGGTTCCTCTTGGTTATACAAAGGCAACCGGTATTGAATATCTGCTATCTTATCTGGACAGGGACAGAAAAGATACATATGCTTTCGGAGACAGTACCAATGATATTGAGATGCTTGAATATGTAAATTATGGAATAGCCATGGGCAATAGTTATCCGGAAGTATTGAAGAAGGCACGTTATAAGACAAAATCTATAATGGAAAATGGAATTTTTTATGGATTAAAGGAGTTTGGACTCATATAG
- a CDS encoding sigma-70 family RNA polymerase sigma factor has translation MYEENQEVYDIETLIRNYGNDVLRTAYMYVKDSHLAEDIFQDVFIKVNQKLSTFQGSSSIKTWIIRITINTCKDYLKSAWNQRVSPFTEQQENTLAGEDDFTAVEQKQENSLIRQAVMRLPDKYKDVLLCVYFHEMSIGETAKALQLAEGTVKSRLSRAKDKLKLSLEGRI, from the coding sequence ATGTACGAGGAAAACCAGGAGGTTTACGACATTGAAACACTAATTCGGAATTATGGTAATGACGTTCTACGGACTGCGTATATGTATGTCAAGGATAGTCATTTGGCAGAAGACATTTTCCAGGATGTGTTCATCAAAGTAAACCAGAAACTAAGTACCTTTCAAGGGAGCAGCAGTATTAAAACATGGATTATACGTATTACTATTAATACTTGTAAAGATTATCTAAAAAGTGCATGGAACCAAAGGGTTTCACCCTTTACGGAACAGCAGGAAAACACTTTGGCAGGAGAGGACGATTTTACAGCTGTAGAACAAAAGCAGGAGAATAGCCTCATTCGGCAAGCAGTTATGAGACTGCCGGATAAATACAAAGATGTTTTATTGTGTGTCTATTTTCACGAAATGTCTATTGGTGAGACTGCAAAGGCCTTGCAGCTTGCAGAGGGCACAGTGAAAAGCCGATTATCCAGAGCAAAAGATAAGCTAAAGCTTAGCCTTGAAGGGAGGATTTAA
- a CDS encoding phage holin family protein has product MIKLAVKYLSIVISIYILSMAVDTIMIYETDALLIMGVVLLIVNLVLKPILLLITLPFNVMTLGLFGFIVNAWTIMIADHFVYGISMGGFFNSLLAALVIVVIQHLLKDILQPSK; this is encoded by the coding sequence ATGATAAAATTGGCAGTAAAATATTTATCCATTGTCATATCTATCTATATACTTTCTATGGCGGTAGATACGATAATGATTTATGAAACCGATGCTTTATTGATAATGGGAGTTGTACTTTTAATCGTGAATCTGGTATTAAAGCCGATACTTCTGCTGATTACATTACCGTTTAATGTTATGACACTGGGCTTATTTGGCTTCATTGTGAATGCCTGGACGATTATGATTGCAGACCATTTTGTATATGGAATCAGTATGGGAGGATTTTTTAATTCACTACTGGCTGCCTTGGTGATTGTAGTAATACAACATTTATTAAAGGATATTCTACAACCATCAAAATAG
- a CDS encoding bacteriohemerythrin, which produces MYEMKTEYYTGIAFIDGDHEELFNIANEAYEVLKDEFLPDKFDNIVAIITRLKDYAKKHFADEEAYMQSLKYKKFLSHKIEHDDFIQKLEAIDFDQMDHNQAETLLELLEFLSDWLVHHILEKDKMIKGN; this is translated from the coding sequence ATGTACGAGATGAAGACGGAATATTACACAGGCATAGCTTTTATTGATGGAGACCATGAAGAATTATTCAATATAGCAAATGAGGCCTATGAAGTATTAAAGGATGAATTTTTACCTGATAAGTTTGATAACATTGTGGCAATCATAACAAGGCTGAAAGATTATGCCAAAAAGCACTTTGCAGATGAGGAAGCCTATATGCAAAGTTTAAAATATAAAAAATTCTTATCTCATAAAATTGAACATGATGACTTTATTCAGAAGCTGGAAGCAATTGATTTTGACCAAATGGATCATAATCAGGCAGAAACACTCTTAGAATTGCTGGAATTCTTAAGCGACTGGCTGGTACATCACATTCTGGAAAAAGATAAGATGATTAAAGGAAATTAA